From Suncus etruscus isolate mSunEtr1 chromosome 6, mSunEtr1.pri.cur, whole genome shotgun sequence, one genomic window encodes:
- the HES5 gene encoding transcription factor HES-5 gives MAPSTVAVELLSPKEKNRLRKPVVEKMRRDRINSSIEQLKQLLGQEFARRQPNSKLEKADILEMAVSYLRHSKAFAAAAPGPKSLQHDYSEGYSWCLQEAVQFLTLHAASDTHLKLLCHFQRPPAAAPAPAKDAPAPAAANAAHAAAAVPALTPAKAANANAHARQPVGGLWRPW, from the exons ATGGCCCCCAGCACCGTGGCCGTGGAGCTGCTCAGCCCCAAGGAGAAGAACCGG CTGCGGAAGCCCGTGGTGGAGAAGATGCGCCGCGACCGCATCAACAGCAGCATCGAGCAGCTGAAGCAGCTCCTCGGGCAGGAGTTCGCCCGGCGCCAGCCCAACTCCAAGCTGGAGAAGGCCGACATCCTGGAGATGGCCGTCAGCTACCTCAGGCACAGCAAGG CCTTCGCCGCCGCCGCGCCGGGCCCCAAGAGCCTCCAGCACGACTACAGCGAGGGCTACTCGTGGTGCCTGCAGGAGGCCGTGCAGTTCCTCACGCTGCACGCGGCCAGCGACACGCACCTCAAGCTGCTCTGCCACTTCCAGCGCCCGCCCGCCGCGGCCCCCGCGCCCGCCAAGGACGCCCCGGCCCCCGCCGCCGCCAACGCCGCCCACGCCGCCGCCGCGGTGCCCGCGCTCACCCCGGCCAAGGCCGCCAACGCCAACGCCCACGCCCGCCAGCCCGTCGGCGGCCTCTGGCGGCCCTGGTGA
- the PRXL2B gene encoding prostamide/prostaglandin F synthase, with amino-acid sequence MSAVDLARVGACVLKHAVTGEAVELRSLWQEQPCVVAGLRRFGCVVCRWIARDLSSLGPRLQQHGVRLVGVGPEAVGLREFLDGRYFAGELYLDETKRFYKELGFRRYSSLSILPAALGKPVREVAAKAKAVGIEGNLSGDLLQSGGLLVVTKGGDQVLLHFVQKSPGDYVPQEQILQALGIAVEGGASGQGPPQCGEDSCAR; translated from the exons ATGAGCGCCGTGGACCTGGCCCGCGTGGGCGCGTGCGTCCTGAAGCACGCGGTGACCGGGGAG GCCGTGGAGCTGCGCAGCCTGTGGCAGGAGCAGCCGTGCGTGGTGGCGGGCCTGCGGCGCTTCGGCTGCGTGGTGTGCCGCTGGATCGCGCGCGACCTCAGCAGCCTGGGGCCGCGGCTGCAGCAGCACGGGGTGCGCCTGGTGGGCGTGGGGCCCGAGGCCGTGGGCCTGCGGGAGTTCCTGGACGGCCGCTACTTCGCAGGAG AGCTCTACCTGGACGAGACCAAGCGTTTCTACAAGGAACTGGGCTTCAGGCG GTACAGCAGCCTGAGCATCCTGCCAGCTGCCCTGGGGAAGCCGGTGCGCGAGGTGGCTGCCAAG GCCAAGGCCGTCGGCATCGAAGGGAACCTGTCAGGAGATCTGCTGCAGAGTGGGGGACTACTGGTGGTCACCAAAG GTGGGGACCAGGTGCTGCTTCACTTCGTGCAGAAGTCGCCGGGTGACTATGTCCCCCAAGAACAAATCCTGCAGGCCCTGGGCATTGCTGTGGAGGGCGGTGCCAGCGGGCAGGGACCGCCCCAG TGTGGTGAGGACTCGTGTGCCCGCTGA